The Rhodocytophaga rosea genome has a segment encoding these proteins:
- a CDS encoding sugar-binding domain-containing protein yields MVTPYKWNASKALFIFSCWMLLQTIHPALAQQQTGEIRLSLNGKWAFKTDPNQVGEEEKWFAESYTAPGWESMEVPGNWDTHNEYAHFSGKGWYRKTVEVPSNWQGNTIQLHFEAVYHDSKVWLNGKLLGESHSGFFPFSFDVTNDVKLGAKNTIVVCADNTFRRGAIWNWGGIRRPVHFIATNPVRIEQAHIVSNPDLAKGTAALTVKVMLRNDTEQPQEVTCNVAISSTKAGLKNLPLTATLPSKSSKEYVLTTTLSRSQTHLWHFDDPYLYNLEVRLNQKGQVLHKKHDRFGIRKVEIDGITFKLNGEPVRLMGYNWVPDDRTTGNTLPEWRYKEDIDLMKKAGANMTRLSHLPLPNEILDYIDEKGILLYSEIPLWGQDALVDPDNPLPKEWLKNLVNLQFNHPSIIGWCVGNEIGFIHQNPKVMEYVQSAVNYVKNDLDDSRMAVYVSHSADSQVKDKNAPQGAGAYKDVSTVKSTAPHPQALDPTQYSEMVLLNKYGGLGKNADKAHELHPGKPLFYSEIGYNLTNENLNLGVLEAKKMIDDIRGRDYLIGASLWTFNDYRSLWQAHAAWNTAATGNRAWGIVNVFRQPKRAYDAFKREFAPIRSIKVSPVKEAKPGETVRTTVTIQPRGKLDLPAYTLRNYQLVWEVKDRQGKCTESGMATLPQIKPGDKALTQTIQWKMPQENPGQIKFSLLSPTHYNVYDTIVYLQKPAAPEIKAVITGESGVRIVFEKNSTAAYYIVKYGKNDFAATSDTTINHYIDIKKLEKGESYHFQVIGLNDLGLGTPSKTITITPDSDLLPPVIWHAEAADSSLFIGYGYENYDYLYEIRYGTTSDTTQWKSLKVITKGVCRIPNVENGKPYYFQMRRTVQQYVTSKWSEMHTVIPDGKLPPKSPVITGVARKGSQAVIAFMPVPKATAYLVSYQENGKEQSWQISGSNLEYLRIDGLQPSHSYTFRLSAINVYGSSAASEAITSTAVAQK; encoded by the coding sequence ATGGTTACTCCTTACAAGTGGAATGCTTCAAAAGCACTTTTCATATTTTCCTGTTGGATGCTTTTGCAAACTATTCATCCTGCACTCGCTCAGCAGCAAACTGGAGAAATTAGGCTGTCTTTGAATGGAAAATGGGCATTTAAAACAGACCCCAATCAGGTTGGAGAAGAAGAAAAATGGTTTGCAGAAAGCTATACAGCTCCGGGTTGGGAAAGTATGGAAGTTCCCGGAAACTGGGATACACATAACGAATATGCCCATTTTTCAGGCAAAGGCTGGTACCGCAAAACCGTAGAAGTTCCCTCAAACTGGCAAGGCAATACCATACAATTGCATTTTGAAGCAGTATATCACGATTCAAAAGTATGGCTCAACGGAAAATTGTTAGGTGAAAGCCACAGTGGATTTTTTCCTTTTTCTTTTGATGTAACAAACGATGTAAAGCTTGGTGCGAAAAATACGATTGTCGTTTGTGCTGATAATACTTTCCGCAGAGGTGCCATCTGGAACTGGGGTGGCATCCGAAGGCCAGTGCATTTCATAGCAACAAATCCTGTACGCATTGAGCAGGCACATATAGTTTCCAATCCGGATCTGGCAAAAGGAACAGCAGCCCTTACGGTAAAAGTTATGTTACGCAACGATACCGAACAGCCGCAGGAAGTGACATGTAATGTGGCTATATCATCAACTAAAGCCGGGCTCAAGAATTTGCCGCTTACCGCTACTCTTCCATCAAAGAGCAGTAAGGAATATGTGCTTACCACTACCTTATCCAGATCTCAGACGCATCTCTGGCATTTCGATGACCCGTATCTGTATAACCTGGAAGTAAGGCTAAATCAGAAAGGACAAGTTTTACACAAAAAACACGATCGCTTTGGCATCCGGAAAGTAGAAATTGATGGCATAACATTCAAACTGAATGGTGAACCAGTGCGACTAATGGGTTACAACTGGGTTCCCGATGACCGTACCACTGGAAATACTTTACCAGAATGGCGCTACAAAGAAGATATTGACCTGATGAAAAAAGCTGGAGCGAATATGACTCGGCTTTCGCATTTGCCGCTTCCCAACGAAATCCTCGATTATATTGATGAAAAAGGGATTTTACTCTACAGTGAAATTCCGCTCTGGGGACAAGATGCCCTGGTTGATCCGGATAATCCTCTGCCTAAAGAATGGCTGAAAAACCTCGTGAACCTGCAATTCAATCATCCTTCCATTATTGGCTGGTGTGTAGGCAATGAAATCGGGTTTATTCACCAGAATCCGAAAGTGATGGAATATGTACAGTCGGCAGTGAATTATGTAAAAAATGACCTCGACGATTCCCGCATGGCGGTTTATGTAAGCCATTCCGCCGATTCGCAGGTGAAAGACAAAAATGCCCCTCAAGGGGCAGGCGCTTATAAAGATGTTTCTACTGTGAAATCCACTGCTCCCCATCCGCAAGCTCTGGACCCAACCCAGTATTCAGAAATGGTACTGCTGAATAAATATGGTGGCCTTGGCAAAAATGCAGACAAAGCCCATGAACTGCATCCTGGCAAGCCGCTATTCTATTCTGAAATCGGCTATAACCTCACTAACGAAAACCTGAACCTGGGTGTACTGGAGGCGAAAAAAATGATCGACGACATCCGGGGAAGGGATTACCTGATAGGCGCTTCTCTATGGACATTCAACGATTACCGCAGCCTCTGGCAGGCGCATGCTGCCTGGAACACAGCTGCCACCGGAAACCGGGCATGGGGAATTGTAAATGTTTTCCGGCAACCCAAACGGGCGTATGATGCGTTCAAACGGGAATTTGCACCCATTCGCTCCATAAAGGTAAGTCCGGTGAAAGAGGCAAAACCCGGTGAAACAGTTAGGACTACCGTTACTATTCAACCCAGGGGTAAACTGGATTTACCAGCCTATACTTTGAGAAATTATCAGCTCGTATGGGAAGTGAAAGACAGGCAGGGAAAATGCACCGAAAGCGGCATGGCTACTTTGCCCCAAATCAAACCCGGAGACAAAGCGCTTACTCAAACTATACAATGGAAAATGCCGCAAGAAAATCCAGGACAGATAAAGTTTTCACTGCTCTCTCCTACGCATTATAATGTGTATGATACAATAGTTTATTTACAAAAACCTGCTGCGCCGGAAATTAAAGCGGTAATTACTGGAGAAAGTGGTGTCAGGATTGTATTTGAAAAGAACTCAACAGCGGCTTACTATATAGTAAAGTATGGCAAAAATGATTTTGCTGCCACCAGTGATACTACTATCAATCATTATATTGACATTAAGAAACTTGAAAAAGGCGAAAGCTATCATTTTCAGGTAATAGGGCTTAACGACCTGGGTTTAGGCACTCCATCCAAAACTATCACAATTACGCCAGATTCAGATTTATTGCCACCAGTGATCTGGCATGCAGAAGCCGCCGACAGCAGTCTTTTTATTGGCTATGGCTACGAAAACTATGATTACCTGTACGAAATCCGGTATGGAACTACATCTGATACCACTCAGTGGAAATCGCTGAAAGTCATTACAAAAGGTGTTTGCCGCATTCCGAATGTAGAAAATGGCAAGCCCTATTATTTCCAGATGCGACGGACGGTACAGCAATATGTTACCAGCAAATGGTCGGAAATGCATACGGTTATACCTGATGGAAAACTACCGCCTAAATCTCCGGTCATTACAGGCGTTGCCAGAAAAGGAAGTCAGGCAGTGATTGCATTCATGCCAGTTCCTAAAGCAACCGCCTATCTGGTAAGTTATCAGGAAAATGGCAAAGAACAATCCTGGCAAATCTCCGGCTCCAATCTGGAATACCTTCGGATAGATGGATTACAGCCTTCTCATTCCTATACCTTCCGGCTTTCGGCCATCAATGTTTATGGATCGTCGGCTGCTTCTGAAGCAATCACCAGTACTGCTGTGGCACAAAAATAA
- a CDS encoding sodium:solute symporter family protein — MSSTIDTIVIFVFSAFVLGIGLLFARTGRNLKSFFAGGEAVPWFIGGLSLFMSFFSAGTFVAWGSIAYKYGWVAITIQWTMCLGGIITAIWLAPRWKATGALTAAEYVKERLGSRVQKTYIYIFLLVSLFIKGSVLYPVAKLVSVSLGFPLVPSTIVLGLFMIAYTAVGGLWAVMVTDILQFVILTCAVLIILPLATEAAGGFDTFTQQAPDGFFNLLNGEYTLGFILAFALYHIFYIGGNWTFVQRYTSVESKAGARKVAFLFAGLYLISPVIWMLPPMLYQTINPTLQGLDTENAYLLVCQKVLPPGLMGLMITGMYFSTSATANTTLNVVSAVFTNDIYKGLINPTASDQKLMFFARFFSWLFGLGMIVIALLVPSAGGMVEVVLSIGAITGGPLLAPPIWALFSKRLTGKATFLITIISLLVNLFFKMILPLLAGIKLSRGEEMMLGVGLPALMLISYELWTVFHQKINPDYENYLTVKARKKAAQLLETEEEKEEIHKQNRFGLRVIAFALAFTAFLLYILSWLTSSGTWLVAGLASVILILAYIPWHASEKIKIEVANTTNVLN; from the coding sequence ATGAGTTCCACCATTGATACCATAGTGATTTTTGTTTTCTCCGCTTTTGTATTAGGCATTGGTCTTTTATTCGCCCGTACCGGACGGAACCTGAAATCTTTTTTTGCCGGAGGAGAAGCAGTACCCTGGTTTATTGGTGGCTTATCCTTGTTTATGAGCTTTTTTTCTGCCGGTACCTTTGTCGCCTGGGGTTCTATTGCCTATAAATATGGCTGGGTCGCCATCACCATTCAATGGACTATGTGCTTAGGAGGAATCATCACCGCTATCTGGCTGGCACCCAGGTGGAAAGCGACCGGGGCACTTACAGCGGCTGAATACGTAAAAGAACGCCTGGGAAGCAGGGTGCAAAAAACGTATATCTATATTTTCCTGCTAGTCTCGCTGTTTATCAAAGGTTCCGTATTGTATCCGGTAGCAAAACTGGTGAGCGTATCCTTAGGTTTTCCACTTGTTCCCAGTACCATTGTGCTGGGTTTATTCATGATTGCCTATACAGCGGTAGGCGGTTTATGGGCCGTTATGGTAACCGATATTCTGCAATTTGTGATTCTCACTTGTGCCGTACTTATTATTCTGCCGTTAGCTACAGAGGCAGCCGGAGGATTTGACACATTTACCCAACAAGCGCCGGATGGTTTTTTCAACTTACTGAATGGGGAATATACCCTTGGCTTTATTCTGGCTTTTGCCCTCTATCATATTTTCTATATCGGTGGCAACTGGACGTTTGTGCAACGCTATACCAGTGTAGAAAGCAAAGCAGGGGCAAGAAAAGTAGCTTTTCTTTTTGCAGGCTTATACCTTATCAGTCCGGTAATCTGGATGCTGCCGCCTATGTTATACCAGACCATTAACCCCACCTTACAAGGTTTGGATACTGAAAATGCCTATCTGCTTGTATGCCAGAAAGTGCTTCCACCTGGATTAATGGGCCTGATGATTACAGGCATGTATTTTTCCACTTCGGCTACAGCCAACACTACCCTGAATGTGGTTTCAGCCGTTTTCACCAACGACATTTACAAAGGTTTAATTAACCCAACGGCTTCCGATCAGAAATTGATGTTTTTTGCCCGTTTTTTCTCCTGGTTATTTGGCCTGGGAATGATTGTGATTGCCTTGCTGGTGCCTTCAGCCGGAGGAATGGTAGAAGTAGTATTGAGTATTGGAGCCATTACTGGCGGACCGCTGCTGGCTCCTCCCATCTGGGCATTATTTTCTAAGCGCCTAACCGGAAAAGCTACTTTCCTGATCACTATCATTAGTCTGCTGGTAAACCTGTTTTTCAAGATGATTTTACCGCTACTGGCGGGAATCAAATTAAGCCGGGGCGAAGAAATGATGCTGGGGGTTGGTTTGCCTGCACTGATGCTGATTAGCTATGAATTGTGGACTGTCTTCCATCAAAAAATCAACCCGGATTACGAAAATTACCTGACAGTAAAAGCCCGTAAAAAAGCCGCACAACTTCTGGAAACGGAAGAAGAAAAAGAGGAAATACATAAACAGAACCGCTTTGGCTTACGGGTAATTGCATTTGCCCTGGCCTTTACTGCATTCTTGTTATATATACTAAGCTGGCTCACCAGCTCTGGAACCTGGCTGGTAGCTGGTTTGGCAAGCGTGATTTTAATTCTGGCTTATATTCCCTGGCATGCTTCTGAAAAAATCAAAATAGAAGTGGCTAACACCACAAATGTATTGAACTGA
- a CDS encoding beta-L-arabinofuranosidase domain-containing protein has translation MQLLTIHACKTILMLSIFAFIGFTNGIAQNKMTLQNGALQVEWQKTENGYKLTKLSTSQEGKSIDMNMPSGEYTVLYSAQKPDSLPLFDQVDEQAKNFPEPIYKYIVNTWHTNLKPVPMNTAGTALHFFPAQARQSIPSQISFNHQTKEAAIQASWSLYTTYKNDILVEIELIAKQAGYYSIATPTLATIAEKDLTWGIIPGHFQGKALQDNLMLAYAYGQGIPRKPIIVRERTASTLSPLLSNMNGLTLAVIPAPGTSRNPWENDKNTHNDWQLGLSLMNRKAELTPTAYHPVLGEKDSYLKAGEKRKFSFRYTLQAADWYSVYKHAIYDVYRFHEFLALKQTRQSLTDRILSMLDYVNDDSTSLWRTEQFNGQQIGAQAYLGGVVGSDKDAMKNSDYGAMWMLATLTGDEVLRKTRLPYARNFKLAQQQDESGFFQGAAVGQYYLSKSRKFTEEWGPYVEPIGLTYYTMLDIGNVLLFEPNDTQLKERLRLGAERLLSWQQSDGHWEVAYDRETEKPRFTELKDLRPTFYGLIVAHRILGDKKYLDAARKGADWFVVNSVNKAHFLGVCGDLRFVPDFATGQSVQALLDLFELTGDKKYQEAALSAARIYTASIYTHPIPNREKKTVNGVSREDWEIAQAGLSFEHGGSVGSANMHGPILLASHAGMFVRLFGLTKDSLYLDMARAAAWGRDAFVHQPTSVASYYWRTMNNGAGPYPHHAWWQIGWLADYLLSEASLRSRGKINFPRGFVTPKVGPHQTYGFAPGKIFGKEANLYLTPRMLQVKDPQIDYMGAIAPQSKQAFVVLLNNDDTNKTTQIQFDSSRLFPGKSIKVRSVKQLDAQGKPGTTLATNGNWTVKTPAFGLAILAIEYE, from the coding sequence ATGCAACTACTTACTATACATGCCTGCAAAACCATTCTGATGCTAAGCATATTTGCTTTTATAGGTTTTACAAATGGTATAGCGCAAAATAAAATGACTTTGCAAAACGGCGCTTTGCAGGTAGAATGGCAGAAAACCGAAAATGGATACAAACTCACCAAATTGAGCACCAGCCAGGAAGGAAAATCCATAGACATGAATATGCCTTCCGGAGAATATACTGTGTTGTATTCTGCCCAGAAACCAGATTCTCTGCCGCTATTCGACCAGGTAGATGAGCAAGCCAAAAATTTCCCAGAACCTATTTATAAATACATAGTCAACACTTGGCATACTAACCTGAAACCGGTACCGATGAATACTGCCGGTACTGCCCTGCATTTTTTTCCGGCACAAGCCAGGCAATCCATCCCATCCCAGATATCCTTCAACCACCAAACCAAAGAAGCAGCTATACAAGCCAGCTGGTCATTATATACTACTTACAAAAATGATATTCTGGTAGAAATTGAACTGATAGCCAAACAAGCCGGGTATTATTCTATCGCTACACCTACATTAGCTACTATTGCCGAAAAAGACCTCACCTGGGGAATTATTCCCGGACATTTTCAGGGAAAAGCCTTGCAGGATAATCTCATGTTGGCGTATGCCTATGGGCAGGGTATTCCCAGAAAACCAATCATCGTAAGGGAAAGAACCGCCAGTACCTTATCGCCTTTACTCAGTAATATGAATGGTCTTACGCTGGCTGTGATTCCTGCTCCTGGTACCAGCCGCAATCCCTGGGAAAATGATAAAAATACCCACAATGACTGGCAATTAGGGCTTTCATTAATGAATCGCAAAGCAGAACTCACGCCTACAGCTTATCATCCGGTGCTTGGCGAAAAAGATTCCTATCTGAAAGCTGGCGAAAAACGCAAATTTTCGTTCCGGTATACCTTGCAAGCGGCTGACTGGTATTCGGTATATAAACATGCGATTTATGATGTGTACCGCTTCCATGAGTTTCTGGCGTTGAAACAAACCAGGCAATCTTTAACCGACCGCATATTGTCGATGCTCGATTATGTAAACGATGATTCTACTTCTTTGTGGAGAACCGAGCAATTCAATGGGCAGCAGATAGGTGCCCAGGCGTATTTAGGTGGCGTAGTGGGTTCAGATAAAGATGCGATGAAAAATTCGGATTATGGGGCGATGTGGATGCTGGCAACCTTAACCGGTGATGAGGTTCTGCGAAAAACCCGTTTGCCTTATGCCAGAAATTTCAAATTAGCTCAGCAACAAGACGAAAGTGGCTTTTTTCAAGGTGCTGCGGTAGGCCAGTATTACCTTTCTAAAAGCCGAAAGTTTACTGAAGAATGGGGTCCGTATGTGGAGCCCATTGGCCTCACCTATTATACTATGCTGGATATTGGCAATGTACTGTTGTTTGAACCCAATGATACGCAGCTCAAAGAACGCCTGCGTTTGGGTGCCGAACGTTTACTCAGCTGGCAACAATCCGACGGACATTGGGAAGTAGCCTACGACCGGGAAACTGAAAAACCAAGATTTACCGAATTAAAAGACCTCCGTCCTACTTTCTATGGCTTGATTGTGGCTCACCGGATTCTGGGGGATAAAAAATACCTGGATGCCGCCAGAAAAGGAGCCGACTGGTTTGTTGTAAATTCGGTAAATAAAGCGCATTTCTTAGGTGTATGTGGCGATTTACGTTTTGTTCCAGATTTTGCAACCGGCCAGAGTGTACAGGCGCTGCTTGATTTATTCGAGCTTACCGGAGATAAAAAATATCAGGAAGCTGCTTTATCTGCTGCCAGGATTTATACTGCTTCTATCTACACCCATCCCATTCCAAACCGTGAGAAGAAAACGGTAAATGGCGTTAGCAGGGAAGATTGGGAAATCGCTCAGGCTGGATTGAGTTTTGAGCATGGGGGTAGTGTCGGTTCGGCGAATATGCATGGACCAATTTTGCTTGCCAGCCATGCCGGAATGTTCGTGCGCTTATTCGGCTTAACCAAAGATTCTCTATATCTGGATATGGCTAGAGCAGCTGCCTGGGGAAGAGATGCTTTTGTTCACCAACCTACCAGTGTAGCCTCCTATTACTGGCGGACGATGAATAATGGTGCTGGTCCTTATCCGCACCATGCCTGGTGGCAAATCGGCTGGCTCGCTGATTATTTATTATCCGAAGCCAGCCTGCGTTCTAGAGGAAAAATTAATTTCCCCAGAGGATTTGTTACACCCAAAGTAGGTCCGCACCAGACCTATGGTTTTGCCCCAGGAAAAATATTTGGGAAAGAAGCAAATCTGTATCTTACTCCCCGGATGCTTCAGGTAAAAGACCCACAAATAGATTATATGGGAGCTATTGCCCCTCAATCCAAACAAGCATTTGTGGTGCTATTGAATAATGATGATACTAATAAAACCACCCAGATACAATTTGATAGCAGCCGGTTATTTCCTGGCAAATCCATAAAAGTGCGTTCCGTAAAACAACTAGATGCCCAGGGAAAACCCGGAACTACTCTGGCAACCAATGGAAACTGGACAGTTAAAACGCCTGCTTTCGGCTTAGCAATACTGGCTATTGAATATGAATAA
- a CDS encoding RagB/SusD family nutrient uptake outer membrane protein — translation MKKHFLHILTAGLLTLTACELDETPYSSIYTDQFYKTSQDAESALLAVYGIIADLYAGPAPLMVSDFSADQVYPRPVVGRDTYTLFSYDPNYTTVKSFSRVNESPQQIWSSCYAGIEKANWVIARVPEVSMDENRKNQILGEAHFLRAFYYWMLTKNFGDVVLKTTPSISEAEAIVGKNTQAEVYQQIYSDLEIATASLPSYTAAMEKGRPSKEVALAMHAKAALYNQDWAVAQQKAQEVINSNKYTLMPDVKDVYNVAKEDVARQENMWAFEAESTNPGRTSQIMGLYGPPNSNSPEYGKTTFGSIFVYPAFYASFAANDKRRQLMDTTYINTKGQVVPQKDVTPITPKGILVKKYQDPNSVASNHANNIPILRLADVYLIAAEAETRQNGPSATAYANINAVRRRAGIDDLPEGLSQPDFINAVLQERSWELFGEGDRWYDLTRTNTFLTVASAAVNDVFKTRSPQAKHRYFPIPQDEINSNPKLEQNPDWN, via the coding sequence ATGAAAAAACATTTTCTTCATATACTCACCGCAGGCCTTCTCACACTAACTGCCTGCGAACTGGACGAAACGCCGTATTCTTCCATCTACACAGATCAGTTCTATAAAACATCCCAGGATGCTGAATCCGCTTTGCTGGCTGTTTATGGAATCATTGCAGATTTATATGCCGGACCAGCGCCGCTAATGGTATCCGATTTCAGCGCCGACCAGGTATATCCCCGTCCGGTGGTAGGCCGGGATACCTATACTTTGTTTTCCTATGATCCGAATTATACAACCGTTAAAAGCTTCAGCCGGGTAAACGAATCGCCCCAGCAGATCTGGTCTTCCTGTTATGCAGGTATAGAGAAAGCCAACTGGGTAATTGCCAGGGTGCCGGAAGTTAGCATGGATGAAAACCGTAAAAATCAGATTCTTGGAGAAGCACATTTCTTGAGGGCTTTTTATTACTGGATGCTGACCAAAAATTTCGGAGATGTAGTATTAAAAACTACGCCAAGTATCTCTGAAGCCGAAGCCATTGTTGGAAAAAACACCCAAGCAGAAGTGTATCAGCAAATTTACAGTGACCTGGAAATTGCTACCGCTAGCTTACCTTCCTATACCGCTGCTATGGAAAAAGGCCGACCTTCCAAAGAAGTAGCTCTGGCGATGCATGCCAAAGCAGCCTTGTACAACCAGGACTGGGCAGTGGCACAGCAAAAAGCACAGGAAGTGATTAATTCTAATAAATATACACTCATGCCTGACGTAAAAGATGTCTATAACGTAGCAAAAGAAGATGTTGCCAGGCAAGAAAACATGTGGGCATTTGAAGCAGAAAGCACCAATCCTGGGCGCACTTCGCAGATTATGGGCTTATATGGCCCACCTAACAGCAATAGTCCGGAATATGGCAAAACTACCTTTGGCTCCATTTTCGTTTATCCTGCTTTTTATGCTTCGTTTGCTGCCAACGACAAACGCCGGCAATTGATGGACACTACCTATATAAACACCAAAGGCCAGGTTGTTCCTCAGAAAGATGTTACGCCCATCACACCAAAAGGCATTCTCGTAAAGAAATACCAGGACCCTAATTCAGTAGCTTCTAATCATGCCAATAATATTCCTATCCTACGTTTGGCTGATGTATATTTAATAGCCGCCGAAGCTGAAACCAGGCAGAATGGCCCATCCGCTACAGCCTACGCCAATATCAATGCCGTACGCCGCCGGGCAGGAATAGATGATTTACCGGAAGGGTTGAGCCAGCCGGATTTTATTAATGCGGTTTTGCAGGAGCGTTCCTGGGAATTATTTGGCGAAGGCGACCGCTGGTATGATCTCACCCGCACGAATACCTTTTTAACTGTTGCTTCAGCTGCTGTAAACGATGTATTCAAAACCAGAAGCCCTCAAGCCAAACACCGGTATTTTCCTATTCCACAAGACGAAATTAATTCCAATCCTAAACTAGAGCAGAATCCGGATTGGAACTAG